TGGAGGTCATCCAAGCCGGCGTGATCGGCGCACCGAAGGAATTGCACGTGTGGAGCAACCGGCCGGTCTGGCCGCAGGGGATGGACCGTCCGAAGGGGTCGAGCCCGGTGCCGGAGCATCTCGATTGGGACCTCTGGCTGGGCCCTGCGGCGGACCGGCCGTTTGTCGAGAATGCCTACCATGCCTTTGCTTGGCGCGGCTGGTCCGACTTCGGCACCGGTGCGCTCGGCGACATGGCCTGCCACACGGTGAACATGCCGTTCCGCGCGTTGAAGCTGGGCTTTCCGACCGTGGTCGAGTGCGAGATGGCGTCGCGCGTTTACTCGGAAACCTATCCGCTGACCTCGCGCATCCGCTTCGAATTCCCCGAGCGTGATGGTCTGCCGCCGCTCAAGTTCTGGTGGTACGACGGCGCGCCTAACAGCGACTTCAAGCCGCTGCGCCCATACCCGAACATCGTGAAGGACGTGGTGGCCATGAACGGCAGCCTGCCGGCCAGCGGCTGCCTGATCATCGGGGACAAGGGAATCCTCTTTTCTCCCGATGACTACGGCTCGCAATTCTTCATTCAGCTCAAGGATGAAAAGACCTTCACCAAAGGCGATGACCATGAAGCTGTCAAAGCCGTGGCGCAGAGCATTCCCCGTTCGCCGGGGCACAATCAGGAGTGGTTCGACATGATGAAGAACGGCACTCCGGCTTACTCGAATTTCGAGATCGCCGGCTACCTCACCGAAATCATCCTGCTCGGCTGCATCGCCCTGCGCGTTGGTGAAGGAGTGAAGATGGAATGGGACGGTCCCGGCATGCAGTCGAAGAACTGCCCGCAGGCGGCGCAATTCGTGAAGCGAACCAATCGCGCTGGCTGGTGAGGCAATTCCTGCTCCCGCTTCTCGGCGCGCTGGCTTGCGGCCTGCTGGTGCCTGCCCTCGCGCAGGTGCCGGATGCTGGCGCGTATCGCCGCCACGCGCTGAGTCGTTCCGGCGATGCCTTGCGGGGTAAGGCGTTCTTCAATGACGAGCGGCTGCTCTGTGCC
The Luteolibacter arcticus genome window above contains:
- a CDS encoding Gfo/Idh/MocA family protein, which produces MPSIHRRKFLQQSGLGAGGLLLGFPAIVRGQNLNSRINVACIGVGGKGDSDVNDAAKCGGTIVGLCDVDRRSLDKKAGQFPEAKKFADYRKMLAELGSSIDAVTISGPDHMHGPAAMMAMGMGKHIYCQKPLTQTVFEARELKRVASEKKLATQMGNQGSAADGLRRAVEVIQAGVIGAPKELHVWSNRPVWPQGMDRPKGSSPVPEHLDWDLWLGPAADRPFVENAYHAFAWRGWSDFGTGALGDMACHTVNMPFRALKLGFPTVVECEMASRVYSETYPLTSRIRFEFPERDGLPPLKFWWYDGAPNSDFKPLRPYPNIVKDVVAMNGSLPASGCLIIGDKGILFSPDDYGSQFFIQLKDEKTFTKGDDHEAVKAVAQSIPRSPGHNQEWFDMMKNGTPAYSNFEIAGYLTEIILLGCIALRVGEGVKMEWDGPGMQSKNCPQAAQFVKRTNRAGW